In Candidatus Paceibacterota bacterium, one genomic interval encodes:
- a CDS encoding menaquinone biosynthesis protein: MTNSPDDLPKLRMAPLETAEEAAHRFEREQRAADLQRESKLEHSLAPFRVGNSGYLNTVPLTRGLEEQIVYAPPARLAEMLQRDELDASLVSVVEVLFNDRYDILDGIAIASLGEVKSVLLAHRKPLDEATEIYLDPASLTSVQLLRVLLAERGIKPEFKTLESYDFAALPDYALLIGDPALDFALGPHEHEIWDLGAAWYELTNLPFVFAVWALRRGVENAELRRLLREARDFGLDTLDTIVRTHNKYTYDFRSDYLSWHIHYHLGSDEKRGLARFMELLRRHDCGQVYEPRFVA, encoded by the coding sequence ATGACAAACTCCCCCGACGACCTCCCCAAGCTCCGCATGGCCCCGCTGGAAACGGCGGAGGAAGCGGCGCATCGCTTCGAACGCGAGCAGCGCGCGGCGGATCTGCAGCGCGAGAGCAAACTCGAGCATTCGCTGGCCCCCTTTCGCGTCGGCAATTCCGGCTACCTCAACACCGTTCCCCTGACGCGCGGGCTGGAGGAGCAGATCGTTTACGCCCCGCCCGCCCGCCTGGCCGAAATGCTCCAGCGCGACGAGCTGGACGCCTCGCTCGTCAGCGTGGTCGAAGTCCTCTTCAACGACCGATACGACATCCTGGACGGCATTGCCATTGCCTCGCTGGGGGAGGTCAAGAGCGTGCTGCTGGCGCACCGCAAACCGCTGGACGAGGCGACCGAGATCTACCTCGACCCGGCTTCGCTGACGAGCGTGCAGCTACTGCGGGTGCTGCTGGCCGAACGCGGGATCAAGCCGGAGTTCAAGACCCTGGAAAGCTACGACTTCGCCGCGCTGCCGGACTACGCCCTGCTCATCGGCGATCCGGCGCTGGATTTCGCCCTGGGGCCGCACGAGCACGAGATCTGGGACCTCGGCGCGGCCTGGTACGAGCTGACCAACCTGCCTTTTGTATTTGCCGTATGGGCCTTGCGCCGCGGCGTCGAGAACGCCGAGTTGCGGCGGCTGCTTCGCGAGGCGCGCGACTTCGGGCTGGATACGCTCGATACCATTGTCCGCACCCACAACAAGTACACCTACGATTTCCGCAGCGACTACCTGAGCTGGCACATCCATTACCATCTCGGCTCCGACGAGAAGCGGGGCCTGGCCAGGTTTATGGAACTCCTGCGCCGGCACGACTGCGGGCAGGTTTACGAGCCGCGCTTTGTGGCTTAG
- the mqnE gene encoding aminofutalosine synthase MqnE: MRFFIQRSELRDLYEKVAAGQRISEAEALRLFESKDLNAVGAIADLARQRKVGRRASYLLNRYINYSNYCILSCQFCSFARKTRDADGFQLTVEEIVQKAREALHLGITELHIVGGLHPSLPFSYYTDMLRALRALDSRLQLKCFTAIEVLHLAWLAKKSVAETLSTLKEAGLDSLTGGGAEIFRQEVRTAIARGKETAAEYLDVHRTWHRLGGRSTCTMLYGHVESLADRVDHLRQLRELQDETRGFAGFVPLPYQPEHNDIPVQNPPTGFDTLRTLAVSRIYLDNFDHLTAYWVGLGLKLAQVALSYGADDLHGTIVEEHIFHMAGAQSPQLQTEAEMIKAIREAGCIPVQRDTFYAPLKVWDGPVPRVEPDDRRSRVLENNLATA, from the coding sequence GTGCGGTTCTTCATCCAGCGCAGCGAACTCCGCGACCTTTATGAGAAGGTCGCTGCCGGCCAGCGTATTTCCGAGGCCGAGGCGCTGCGGCTGTTCGAGAGCAAAGACCTGAACGCCGTCGGGGCCATCGCCGATCTGGCCCGGCAACGCAAAGTCGGGCGCCGGGCCAGCTATCTCCTCAACCGTTACATCAACTACTCGAACTACTGCATCCTGAGTTGCCAGTTCTGCTCGTTCGCCCGCAAGACACGCGACGCGGACGGTTTCCAGCTCACGGTCGAGGAGATTGTCCAGAAGGCCCGCGAGGCGCTGCACCTGGGGATCACCGAACTGCACATCGTTGGCGGGCTGCATCCGTCCCTGCCATTCAGCTACTACACCGACATGCTCCGGGCGCTGCGCGCGCTGGATTCCCGCCTGCAGTTGAAATGCTTCACGGCGATTGAGGTATTGCACCTGGCCTGGCTGGCGAAGAAATCCGTCGCCGAGACCCTATCCACCTTGAAGGAAGCCGGGCTGGATTCCCTCACCGGCGGCGGGGCGGAGATCTTCCGCCAGGAAGTCCGCACCGCCATCGCCCGGGGCAAGGAAACGGCCGCGGAATACCTGGACGTGCATCGCACCTGGCATCGCCTGGGGGGCCGCAGCACCTGCACCATGCTTTACGGCCATGTGGAATCGCTCGCCGACCGCGTGGATCACCTGCGCCAGTTGCGCGAGCTGCAGGATGAAACGCGCGGCTTCGCCGGCTTTGTCCCGCTGCCTTACCAGCCCGAGCACAACGACATCCCGGTGCAGAATCCGCCAACCGGCTTTGACACCCTCCGCACGCTTGCCGTCAGCCGGATCTACCTCGACAACTTTGACCACCTCACCGCCTATTGGGTGGGGCTCGGACTCAAGCTGGCGCAAGTGGCTCTGAGCTACGGCGCCGACGACCTGCACGGCACCATCGTCGAAGAGCACATCTTCCACATGGCCGGCGCCCAATCCCCCCAGCTCCAGACCGAGGCCGAGATGATCAAAGCCATCCGCGAGGCCGGCTGCATCCCCGTCCAGCGTGATACGTTCTACGCGCCCCTCAAGGTCTGGGACGGCCCTGTCCCGCGGGTCGAGCCCGACGACCGGCGCTCCCGGGTCCTGGAGAATAACCTGGCAACCGCATGA
- the hypF gene encoding carbamoyltransferase HypF has translation MGEVGLSARLKIIARGAVQGVGFRPFIYRLATEAGLAGWVNNSAQGVFIEVEGPRAALETFLLRLEAGKPPRSSIQSLEASWLDPVGFAGFEIRPSEAGGAKTALVLPDIATCPDCLADIFNPRNRRHGYPFTNCTNCGPRFSIIESLPYDRGNTSMKAFTMCPQCQAEYEAPRDRRFHAQPNACPVCGPRVELWDRIGKPVSGGRESSPRSGAALAAAAEAIRQGRIVAVKGLGGFHLMVAAHHTDAVRRLRELKHREEKPLALMCPSLAAIKAVCEVSPFEERLLRSPEAPIVLCRRRQAAALSPAIAPGNPNLGVMLPYTPLHHLLLFALGFPVVATSGNLSDEPICTDEHEALERLGGIADLFLVHNRPIVRHVDDSIVRLMAGRELVLRRARGYAPLPIPLRPSTGDAVLAVGAHLKNSVALAVGSQAFISQHIGDLETDEAFEAFRRVIADFQGLYQARPATIAADAHPDYLSARFARELVSEAGRADASAAGTARPTSPPPRLVAIQHHKAHVLSCMAENELDPPVLGVSWDGTGYGLDGTVWGGEFFLVTGTACERVAHFRPFRLPGGDQAIKEPRRTALGLLFEMYGEAAFGMSTLAPVRAFASAELGPLKTMLARNLNSPLTSSVGRLFDAVASLAGLRQQVRFEGQAAMELEFALQEAEPTDEAYELPFRSDHQSNAPVRAPLQLDWQPLIESILSDLQRNVPIGRIFACFHNSLVESILGVARRMGQQRVVLSGGCFQNRYLTERCVRRLQAEGFRPYWHQRVPPNDGGIALGQAVAAALLPPG, from the coding sequence GTGGGTGAGGTTGGATTGAGCGCGCGGCTGAAGATCATTGCGCGGGGCGCCGTCCAGGGCGTCGGCTTCCGCCCGTTCATTTACCGGCTGGCCACCGAGGCCGGTCTGGCCGGCTGGGTCAACAACTCGGCTCAAGGCGTATTCATCGAGGTTGAAGGCCCCCGGGCGGCCCTGGAGACTTTCCTGCTGCGTCTCGAGGCGGGCAAACCGCCGCGCAGTTCCATCCAGAGTCTCGAAGCCTCCTGGCTCGACCCGGTCGGCTTTGCCGGCTTTGAAATCCGCCCGAGCGAAGCCGGCGGGGCCAAAACGGCGCTGGTGCTGCCGGACATCGCCACCTGTCCCGATTGCCTGGCCGATATCTTCAACCCTCGCAACCGCCGTCACGGCTACCCGTTCACTAACTGCACCAACTGCGGCCCGCGCTTCAGCATCATCGAATCGCTGCCCTATGATCGCGGGAACACTTCGATGAAGGCTTTCACGATGTGCCCGCAATGCCAGGCCGAGTACGAGGCCCCCCGCGACCGCCGGTTCCACGCCCAGCCCAACGCCTGCCCAGTCTGCGGCCCGCGGGTTGAGCTGTGGGACCGGATAGGAAAGCCGGTGTCGGGCGGGCGCGAATCGTCTCCGCGCAGTGGCGCGGCCTTGGCGGCGGCTGCGGAGGCCATTCGCCAGGGGCGGATTGTCGCGGTCAAAGGCCTCGGCGGCTTTCACCTGATGGTCGCGGCGCACCACACGGACGCCGTGCGGCGCCTGCGGGAGTTGAAACACCGCGAGGAGAAGCCCCTCGCGCTGATGTGTCCTTCGCTGGCGGCCATCAAGGCGGTCTGTGAAGTGTCGCCATTTGAGGAGCGCCTGCTGCGTTCGCCGGAAGCCCCGATCGTCCTGTGCCGCCGCCGGCAGGCAGCGGCCCTGTCCCCGGCCATTGCGCCGGGCAATCCCAACCTCGGCGTGATGCTTCCCTACACCCCGCTGCATCACCTGCTCCTGTTCGCGCTGGGCTTTCCCGTCGTGGCCACCAGCGGCAACTTGAGCGACGAACCGATCTGCACCGACGAGCACGAGGCGCTCGAACGCCTCGGCGGCATCGCCGATTTGTTCCTGGTCCATAATCGTCCCATCGTGCGGCACGTGGACGATTCCATCGTGCGGCTGATGGCGGGGCGCGAACTGGTCTTGCGCCGCGCGCGCGGGTATGCCCCGCTGCCCATTCCGCTCCGCCCCTCGACCGGCGATGCGGTATTGGCCGTCGGCGCCCACCTGAAGAACAGCGTCGCGCTGGCCGTGGGATCCCAGGCGTTCATCAGCCAGCACATTGGCGACCTGGAGACTGACGAGGCTTTCGAAGCGTTCCGCCGGGTCATTGCCGACTTCCAGGGACTTTACCAGGCGCGCCCTGCGACCATCGCTGCCGACGCTCACCCCGATTACCTCTCCGCCAGGTTCGCCCGCGAACTCGTGTCGGAGGCCGGGCGTGCTGACGCCAGCGCGGCAGGAACAGCGCGGCCCACTTCCCCCCCCCCTCGACTCGTCGCCATCCAGCACCACAAGGCCCACGTGTTGTCCTGCATGGCCGAGAATGAGCTGGACCCACCCGTCCTCGGCGTCTCCTGGGACGGCACCGGTTATGGCCTCGACGGCACTGTTTGGGGCGGCGAGTTCTTCCTGGTGACGGGAACCGCCTGCGAGCGCGTGGCCCATTTCCGGCCGTTCCGTCTTCCCGGCGGCGACCAGGCCATCAAGGAACCGCGCCGAACCGCCCTGGGCCTGCTCTTCGAGATGTACGGCGAAGCCGCGTTCGGCATGTCCACCCTGGCCCCGGTGCGCGCCTTTGCGTCCGCCGAACTGGGGCCGCTCAAGACCATGCTGGCGCGCAACCTCAACTCGCCGCTGACCTCCAGCGTCGGGCGGCTCTTCGACGCGGTCGCCTCACTTGCCGGGCTGCGCCAGCAGGTGCGCTTCGAAGGCCAGGCTGCCATGGAACTCGAGTTCGCCCTCCAAGAGGCCGAGCCAACCGACGAAGCCTACGAATTGCCCTTCCGCTCCGATCACCAATCCAACGCCCCGGTCCGGGCGCCGCTCCAGCTCGATTGGCAACCCTTGATCGAGTCAATCCTGTCCGACCTGCAGCGCAACGTCCCCATCGGCCGTATCTTTGCCTGTTTCCACAACTCCTTGGTGGAGAGCATCCTCGGGGTCGCGCGACGGATGGGCCAGCAGCGCGTGGTGCTTTCCGGCGGCTGCTTCCAGAATCGTTACCTGACCGAGCGGTGCGTCCGGCGGTTGCAGGCGGAAGGCTTTCGCCCCTATTGGCACCAGCGCGTCCCCCCCAACGACGGCGGCATCGCGCTGGGACAGGCCGTGGCGGCAGCACTTCTGCCGCCAGGATGA
- a CDS encoding tetratricopeptide repeat protein → MKRQKDRLAGVPAARQSPSSAGLRRGTWGGRDWLLCLLVLAATLLAYQPAWHGQPVWDDDEHITRPEQRSVDGLVRIWTHVGATQQYYPLAFSAFWVQHKLWGDSTLGYHLVNILLHSFCALLFLKLLRRLEVPGAWLAAAVFALHPVHVESVAWITELKNTLSGVLCLGSALAYLNFDRTRGKGSYLLSLGLFVLGLTTKTAIACLPGALLVVLWWRRGKLDWKGDVLPTAPFFLAGLGAGLVTLWAEQRIFGATGTEFHLTLIERCLLAGRSVWFHLGKVFWPAELIFMYPRWQISAAAWWQYLYPASVLLLLAGLWALRRRNRGPLAALLIFGGMLFPALGFFNAYSFRYSFVNDHHQYLASLGMIALAAAASARFLGRRGLWGKTSGNLLCLALLGLLGTLTWRHARAFEGEEALWRDTLAKNPGCWMAHHNWGVYLSAQGRLDEAAEHYRAGLALYPDHEAHLGLGAVLEAQGKTDEALAHYLKALELRPDYPEAHNNLSSIFIKQGDAPKAQQHAAEAIRLRPNFPQAHFNLGNAYHRQGNITNAVAEYALAAQFKPDYAEAHYNLGGALFLLGRADESIAHFVEAIRLQPANAAARNRLAFVLMRQGRTAEALAEYQEALRLGPDSLEALKNLAWILATHRDPQYRHGARAIRLAEQAVRLTQGNDAAALDALAAACAESGDFARAVATTERALALVAPARQAGLREQLEARRTCYQDGRPWRE, encoded by the coding sequence ATGAAGCGGCAGAAAGATCGCCTAGCCGGTGTTCCGGCCGCACGGCAGAGTCCCTCCTCGGCGGGGCTGCGTAGGGGCACGTGGGGCGGGCGGGATTGGCTGCTCTGCCTCCTGGTGCTGGCAGCTACACTGCTCGCCTACCAGCCGGCGTGGCACGGGCAGCCTGTGTGGGATGATGATGAGCACATCACCCGGCCTGAACAGCGGTCGGTCGATGGCCTGGTGCGCATTTGGACCCACGTAGGCGCCACCCAGCAGTATTACCCGCTGGCCTTTAGCGCGTTCTGGGTCCAGCACAAGCTTTGGGGCGACTCCACGCTGGGCTACCATTTGGTCAACATCCTGCTCCACAGCTTCTGCGCCCTGCTGTTCCTGAAGCTATTGCGCCGGCTGGAGGTGCCGGGCGCATGGCTCGCGGCGGCTGTATTTGCCCTGCACCCGGTCCATGTGGAGTCTGTGGCGTGGATCACGGAGCTTAAGAATACCCTCTCGGGTGTGTTGTGCCTTGGCTCGGCGCTGGCTTACCTGAACTTTGACCGGACGAGGGGGAAGGGTTCATACCTGCTGTCGCTGGGGCTGTTCGTGCTTGGCCTGACGACCAAGACGGCCATCGCATGCCTGCCAGGGGCACTGCTGGTGGTGCTGTGGTGGCGACGCGGCAAGCTGGATTGGAAAGGCGACGTGCTGCCGACAGCGCCCTTCTTCCTCGCGGGGCTGGGGGCAGGGCTGGTGACCCTGTGGGCCGAGCAGAGGATTTTTGGCGCCACGGGCACGGAGTTCCATCTCACGTTAATCGAGCGGTGTCTGCTTGCGGGTCGGTCGGTGTGGTTCCATCTGGGCAAGGTATTTTGGCCGGCGGAGCTGATCTTCATGTATCCGCGCTGGCAGATCAGCGCGGCGGCCTGGTGGCAATACCTCTACCCCGCGTCAGTCCTTCTGCTTTTGGCGGGCCTATGGGCGCTGCGCCGCCGGAACCGCGGACCGCTGGCTGCGTTGCTGATATTCGGCGGCATGCTGTTCCCGGCACTGGGCTTTTTTAATGCCTACTCGTTCCGCTACTCGTTTGTGAACGACCACCACCAATACCTGGCCAGCCTGGGGATGATTGCCTTGGCTGCCGCCGCCAGCGCGCGGTTCCTTGGCCGCCGGGGACTGTGGGGGAAGACTTCCGGCAACCTGCTCTGCCTGGCACTGCTGGGGCTGTTGGGAACTCTGACCTGGCGCCACGCTCGCGCCTTCGAGGGGGAGGAAGCTCTCTGGCGTGATACCCTGGCGAAGAACCCCGGGTGTTGGATGGCCCATCACAATTGGGGCGTTTACCTCTCGGCGCAGGGCCGGCTGGACGAAGCGGCGGAGCATTACCGTGCCGGCCTGGCGCTTTACCCCGATCACGAAGCCCACCTTGGCCTGGGCGCCGTGTTGGAGGCACAGGGCAAAACCGACGAAGCGCTGGCCCATTATCTGAAGGCGCTTGAACTCAGGCCAGACTACCCCGAGGCGCACAACAACCTCAGCAGCATCTTCATCAAGCAGGGCGACGCCCCGAAGGCGCAGCAGCATGCGGCCGAGGCGATTCGTCTGCGCCCGAACTTTCCCCAGGCCCATTTCAACCTCGGCAACGCCTACCACCGGCAGGGCAACATTACCAACGCCGTGGCCGAGTACGCCCTGGCGGCGCAGTTCAAGCCCGATTACGCCGAAGCGCACTACAACCTGGGCGGCGCGTTGTTCCTGCTTGGCCGCGCGGACGAGAGCATTGCGCACTTCGTGGAGGCGATCCGGCTGCAACCGGCCAATGCCGCGGCGCGCAACCGGCTGGCTTTCGTCCTCATGCGGCAGGGCAGGACCGCTGAGGCGCTCGCGGAATATCAGGAAGCCTTGCGCCTGGGGCCCGACTCACTCGAGGCGCTCAAGAACCTGGCCTGGATTCTGGCAACGCATCGGGATCCGCAGTATCGCCACGGCGCCCGGGCGATACGGCTGGCGGAGCAGGCCGTCCGGCTGACCCAGGGGAATGACGCGGCGGCCCTGGACGCCCTGGCCGCCGCGTGCGCCGAGTCGGGGGATTTCGCCCGGGCGGTGGCGACAACCGAGCGCGCCCTGGCCCTGGTTGCTCCTGCGCGCCAGGCCGGGTTGCGAGAGCAGTTGGAAGCCCGCCGCACCTGCTACCAGGACGGTCGTCCCTGGCGGGAATGA
- the uvrA gene encoding excinuclease ABC subunit UvrA, with protein sequence MSRTFIRIGGAREHNLKNLTLNIPRDKLVVITGLSGSGKSSLAFDTIYAEGQRKYVESLSAYARQFLDQMQKPDVDFIEGLSPAIAIEQRSSGSSPRSIIATTTEIYDYLRLLYAHVGQPYCPETGVPIVRQTTSDIVDKILAMPPRTRVMLLAPVVRAQKGEFRDVIERLSREGFVRARVDGELVELTSGVRIKLDPKQRHTIEAVVDRLVIDEKIRVRLSDSVETALRWGDGVLLTLHQAPDAAASPPPASWVETLHSNRNLSPATGKSYEPLTPKHFSFNAPAGACPVCHGLGQKLVFDEDLVVPDPEKSLEQGAILPWRRGGKRMVVYYKGLLRGVTKHYQQSMEVPYKSLPGDFQRALLWGSGETEIEFTFWRAGKLSKVTRPFEGVIPNLQRLYQESESEFTRNRLKGFMSPQFCDACQGRRLKPEILSVTLGDMAWAKPRPESAAIPGLSIMDVCALPVERADEFFAALKLTEFQEKIAHDLIKEIRARLGFLMNVGLGYLTLDRESGTLSGGEAQRIRLATQIGAGLVGVLYILDEPSIGLHQRDNDRLLRTLAGLRDLGNSVLVVEHDADTIRHADYILDLGPGAGVRGGELVAAGTLAEVLAHPQSLTAKYLRGELSIPVPRHRAKPSTGRGWLEVLGARENNLKNIDARIPLGTLTCVTGVSGSGKSTLVDDILRRALFRKFFGSKERPGAHRALKGFENLDKVIVIDQTPIGRTPRSNPATYTGMFNHIRHLFARLPAARIRGYGTGRFSFNVKGGRCEKCQGDGLIKIEMHFLPPVYVTCEACNGRRYNRETLEITYKGQNIADVLDMTVDEAVTFFRAVPQVDEPLRTLAEVGLGYIGLGQPATTLSGGEAQRVKIAAELSRKATGRTLYILDEPTTGLHFHDVAKLLEVLFKLRASGNTLLVIEHNLDVIKTADWIIDLGPEGGEAGGQIVAQGSPEVVAKCPASHTGRYLAPVLARPS encoded by the coding sequence GTGAGCAGAACTTTCATCCGTATAGGCGGGGCTCGTGAGCACAACCTTAAGAACCTCACGTTGAACATCCCGCGCGACAAGCTGGTGGTCATCACCGGCTTGAGCGGCTCGGGCAAGTCTTCCCTGGCGTTCGACACCATTTACGCCGAGGGGCAGCGCAAGTACGTCGAGTCTCTTTCTGCCTATGCCCGGCAGTTCCTGGACCAGATGCAGAAGCCGGACGTGGACTTCATCGAGGGCCTGTCCCCGGCGATTGCCATCGAGCAGCGCAGTTCCGGCTCCAGTCCCCGGTCTATCATCGCCACCACCACCGAGATTTACGATTACCTCCGCCTGCTCTATGCGCACGTCGGCCAGCCTTATTGTCCGGAAACCGGCGTGCCCATTGTGCGGCAGACCACCAGCGACATTGTGGACAAGATCCTCGCCATGCCGCCGCGGACGCGAGTGATGTTGCTCGCCCCCGTAGTACGGGCCCAGAAGGGTGAGTTCCGCGACGTGATCGAGCGGCTCTCCCGCGAAGGCTTCGTCCGCGCCCGGGTGGATGGCGAGTTGGTCGAGCTGACCAGCGGCGTGCGAATCAAGCTGGACCCGAAACAAAGGCACACCATCGAAGCGGTCGTGGACCGCCTGGTCATTGACGAGAAAATCCGTGTCCGGCTTAGTGATTCCGTCGAGACCGCCCTGCGCTGGGGCGACGGTGTCCTGCTGACGTTGCACCAGGCACCGGACGCCGCGGCCTCACCCCCGCCGGCGTCCTGGGTCGAAACGCTTCATTCCAACCGCAACCTCAGCCCCGCGACCGGCAAGAGTTACGAGCCACTCACGCCCAAGCATTTCTCCTTCAACGCCCCGGCGGGCGCTTGTCCGGTCTGCCACGGTTTGGGCCAGAAGCTGGTCTTCGACGAAGACCTGGTCGTGCCCGATCCCGAGAAGTCGCTGGAGCAGGGCGCGATACTGCCGTGGCGGCGTGGCGGCAAGCGCATGGTGGTGTATTACAAAGGGCTGCTGCGGGGCGTGACGAAGCATTACCAGCAGAGCATGGAGGTGCCATACAAGTCATTGCCGGGAGATTTTCAGCGGGCGCTGCTGTGGGGCTCCGGGGAGACGGAGATTGAGTTCACCTTCTGGCGTGCAGGCAAGCTGAGCAAAGTCACCCGCCCATTCGAGGGCGTAATCCCCAACCTGCAGCGGCTCTACCAGGAGAGCGAGAGCGAATTTACGCGCAATCGGCTCAAAGGCTTCATGAGCCCGCAATTCTGTGACGCCTGCCAGGGGCGAAGGCTCAAGCCGGAGATCCTCTCGGTCACGCTTGGTGATATGGCCTGGGCCAAGCCGCGACCAGAGAGTGCTGCAATTCCCGGGCTATCCATCATGGACGTCTGCGCTCTCCCGGTCGAGCGGGCTGACGAGTTCTTCGCCGCTCTGAAGCTGACGGAATTCCAGGAAAAGATCGCCCACGACCTCATCAAGGAAATCCGCGCCCGGCTCGGCTTCCTCATGAACGTGGGGCTGGGCTATCTTACTCTTGATCGTGAAAGCGGCACCTTGAGCGGCGGCGAGGCGCAGCGCATCCGCCTGGCGACGCAAATCGGCGCCGGCCTTGTTGGCGTGCTCTACATCCTCGACGAGCCGAGCATCGGTCTGCACCAGCGTGATAACGATCGCCTGCTGCGCACTTTGGCGGGCTTGCGCGACCTCGGCAACTCGGTGCTCGTCGTCGAACATGACGCCGACACGATCCGGCACGCCGACTACATTCTCGACCTTGGCCCCGGGGCCGGGGTGCGCGGCGGCGAACTGGTCGCGGCGGGCACGCTGGCCGAAGTGCTCGCCCATCCCCAGTCGCTCACCGCCAAGTACCTCCGCGGCGAGCTTTCCATCCCGGTGCCGCGCCACCGGGCCAAGCCGTCCACGGGCCGGGGATGGCTGGAAGTGCTCGGCGCGAGAGAGAACAATCTCAAGAACATTGATGCCCGCATCCCTCTCGGCACCCTCACCTGTGTGACTGGCGTTAGCGGTTCGGGCAAGAGCACACTCGTGGACGATATTCTGCGGCGCGCCCTGTTCCGCAAGTTCTTCGGGTCCAAGGAACGCCCGGGCGCCCATCGCGCCCTCAAGGGCTTCGAGAACCTCGACAAGGTGATCGTGATTGACCAGACCCCGATCGGCCGCACCCCGCGCAGCAATCCGGCCACTTACACCGGCATGTTCAATCATATCCGCCACCTTTTCGCCCGGCTGCCGGCCGCCCGGATCCGGGGTTACGGGACAGGGCGTTTCAGCTTCAACGTCAAAGGCGGCCGTTGCGAGAAATGCCAGGGCGACGGGCTGATCAAGATCGAAATGCACTTCCTGCCGCCGGTCTATGTCACCTGCGAGGCCTGCAACGGCCGCCGCTACAACCGCGAGACCCTCGAGATCACCTACAAGGGCCAGAACATCGCCGACGTGCTGGACATGACGGTGGATGAGGCGGTGACGTTCTTTCGGGCCGTGCCGCAGGTAGATGAACCTCTGCGCACACTGGCGGAAGTCGGGCTCGGCTACATTGGCCTGGGCCAGCCCGCCACCACCCTCAGCGGCGGCGAAGCCCAGCGCGTCAAGATTGCCGCCGAGCTAAGCCGTAAGGCGACTGGCCGCACGCTCTACATCCTCGATGAGCCAACCACCGGCTTGCACTTTCACGATGTGGCCAAGCTGCTCGAAGTCCTCTTCAAGCTCCGCGCCTCAGGCAATACCCTGCTCGTCATCGAGCACAACCTGGACGTGATCAAGACAGCGGACTGGATCATTGATCTTGGGCCGGAAGGCGGCGAGGCGGGCGGCCAGATCGTCGCGCAAGGGTCGCCGGAAGTCGTTGCCAAGTGCCCGGCTAGCCACACCGGCCGATACCTCGCACCAGTTCTCGCGCGTCCATCTTAG